From a single Parambassis ranga chromosome 2, fParRan2.1, whole genome shotgun sequence genomic region:
- the nr1d2b gene encoding nuclear receptor subfamily 1 group D member 2b, translating to MESTNAGGVIAYISSSSSASSPESCHSDSSNGSYQSSSPPRGSSPSQLSQQADPAQGTQKSGRSSSTAKCGITKINGLVLLCKVCGDVASGFHYGVHACEGCKGFFRRSIQQNIQYKKCLKNESCPIMRINRNRCQQCRFKKCLMVGMSRDAVRFGRIPKREKQRMLLEMQSAMNNMMNNTQLQSQLHNNQMLPIAKPLAASATNPTSEDAGPAPSCSPSSSPLSSQSDSSSDPEPAVSMDTSRSSASPSTSDSSEEEVIGSVTRAHQETFMYNQEQSSLTPEASLPSDPLTAGSNKNTNNCTEEQQDAWNHRNNLVTMAANDPPSNLGSQGQEEIPSNHCPFRLSRSTANTSHCPAYIHGTANGAYSGPLWRGSNRMHLVCPMNTSPFVDPQKSGHKVWEEFSQSFTPAVREVVEFAKKIPGFRDLSQHDQVSLLKAGTFEVLVVRFASLFDVKDRTLTFLGGKKYSVDSLRAMGAGDLLNSMFDFSEKLINLGLSEEEMSLFTAVVLVSADRSGIENVNSVEALQETLIRALRILITKNHPNELAIFTKLLLKLPDLRSLNNMHSEQLLAFKVHS from the exons ATGGAGTCAACCAATGCTG GCGGTGTAATAGCCTACATCAGCTCATCCAGCTCCGCGTCCAGCCCGGAGTCATGTCACAGCGATTCCTCCAACGGCAGCTACCAGTCGTCCTCACCTCCCCGTGGCTCCTCGCCCAGCCAGCTGAGCCAGCAAGCGGACCCTGCACAGGGGACTCAGAAAAGTGGACGATCTTCATCCACCGCAAAGTGTGGTATTACAA AAATCAACGGCCTGGTGCTGCTGTGCAAAGTGTGCGGTGATGTCGCCTCTGGTTTCCACTACGGGGTCCACGCCTGTGAAGGCTGCAAG GGCTTCTTCAGAAGGAGCATCCAGCAGAACATCCAGTATAAGAAGTGCCTTAAGAATGAGAGCTGCCCCATCATGAGGATCAACAGGAACCGCTGCCAGCAGTGCCGCTTCAAGAAATGCCTGATGGTGGGAATGTCAAGAGATG CTGTGCGCTTTGGCCGAATCCCCAAGCGGGAGAAACAGCGCATGCTGCTGGAGATGCAGAGTGCCATGAACAACATGATGAACAACACCCAGCTGCAAAGTCAGCTGCACAACAACCAGATGCTGCCAATCGCCAAACCGCTGGCGGCCAGCGCCACTAATCCTACCTCAGAGGACGCTGGCCCCgctccctcctgctctccttcctcttcaccgctctccagccaatcagattccAGCTCTGACCCTGAGCCCGCTGTGTCCATGGACACCAGCCGCAGCTCGGCTTCGCCCAGCACATCAgacagcagtgaggaggaggtgatTGGCTCAGTGACCAGGGCCCACCAGGAGACCTTCATGTACAACCAGGAGCAGAGCAGCCTGACACCTGAGGCTTCGCTGCCTTCAGACCCCCTGACCGCTGGCTCtaacaaaaacaccaacaatTGCACAGAAGAGCAGCAGGACGCCTGGAACCACCGCAACAACCTggtcaccatggcagccaaCGATCCCCCCTCTAACCTTGGCTCTCAGGGTCAGGAGGAGATCCCCTCCAACCACTGTCCCttcagactgtccaggagcacCGCTAACACCAGCCACTGTCCGGCGTACATACATGGAACTGCTAATGGAGCCTACAGCGGGCCCCTGTGGAGAGGAAGCAACAGAATGCATCTG GTCTGTCCAATGAACACATCTCCTTTCGTGGACCCTCAGAAGTCCGGCCACAAAGTTTGGGAGGAGTTCTCCCAGAGCTTCACCCCTGCCGTCAGGGAGGTGGTGGAGTTCGCCAAGAAGATCCCAGGCTTCAGAGACCTGTCCCAGCATGACCAGGTCAGCCTGCTGAAGGCCGGCACCTTTGAG GTGTTGGTGGTCCGCTTTGCCTCGCTGTTTGACGTGAAGGACCGCACTCTCACCTTTCTGGGAGGGAAGAAGTACAGTGTGGACTCTCTGAGGGCCATGGGGGCTGGGGACCTCCTCAACTCCATGTTTGACTTCAGTGAGAAACTCATTAATTTGGGCCTCAGCGAAGAGGAGATGAGCCTCTTCACTGCTGTGGTTCTTGTCTCTGCTG aTCGCTCCGGCATTGAGAACGTGAACTCCGTGGAGGCCCTGCAGGAGACGCTGATCCGCGCCCTACGAATCCTGATCACTAAGAACCACCCCAACGAGTTGGCCATCTTCACCAAACTGCTGCTCAAACTGCCCGACCTGCGCTCGCTCAACAACATGCACTCCGAGCAGCTGCTGGCCTTCAAGGTCCATtcctga
- the thrb gene encoding thyroid hormone receptor beta isoform X3 produces the protein MSEPSEKCSPRWKDEAIQNGYIPSYLDKDELCVVCGDKATGYHYRCITCEGCKGFFRRTIQKNLNPTYACKYEGKCVIDKVTRNQCQECRFKKCIAVGMATDLVLDDSKRLAKRKLIEENRERRRKEEMQKMVWDRLEPTQEEWDLIRMVTDAHMATNAQGNHWKQKRKFLVEEAMLLNEITCNLFYTSDQSSAGVKETKPEDIGQASMDNAAEGNKVDIEAFSQFTKIITPAITRVVDFAKKLPMFCELPCEDQIILLKGCCMEIMSLRAAVRYDPESETLTLNGEMAVTRGQLKNGGLGVVSDAIFDLGVSLSSFNLDDSEVALLQAVILLSSDRPGLSSVERIERCQEEFLLAFEHYINYRKHKVAHFWPKLLMKVTDLRMIGACHASRFLHMKVECPTELFPPLFLEVFED, from the exons GGTACATACCGAGTTACCTGGACAAGGATGAGCTATGTGTAGTGTGCGGGGACAAAGCCACAGGCTATCACTATCGCTGCATTACCTGTGAAGGTTGCAAG GGATTCTTCAGGCGGACAATTCAGAAGAATCTCAACCCAACCTACGCCTGCAAGTACGAGGGGAAATGTGTCATCGACAAAGTGACCAGGAACCAGTGTCAGGAATGTCGCTTCAAGAAGTGCATTGCGGTGGGAATGGCAACTGACT TGGTGCTGGACGACAGCAAGAGGCTGGCCAAGCGGAAGCTAATTGAAGAGAACCGGGAGCGCCGCCGGAAAGAGGAGATGCAGAAGATGGTGTGGGACCGACTGGAGCCCACTCAGGAGGAGTGGGACCTCATCCGTATGGTGACCGACGCCCATATGGCCACCAACGCCCAGGGCAACCACTGGAAGCAGAAGCGGAAATTCCTG GTCGAGGAAGCAATGCTTCTAAATGAAATAACATGTAATTTATTCTATACTTCTGACCAGAGTTCAGCAGGGGTGAAGGAAACTAAG CCTGAGGATATTGGTCAAGCTTCCATGGACAACGCAGCTGAAGGAAACAAGGTGGACATAGAAGCCTTCAGTCAGTTTACAAAAATTATCACCCCTGCCATAACCCGAGTGGTGGACTTTGCCAAAAAACTGCCTATGTTTTGTGAG CTGCCTTGTGAAGACCAGATCATCCTCTTGAAAGGCTGCTGCATGGAGATCATGTCGCTGCGAGCTGCTGTCCGCTACGATCCGGAGAGTGAGACCCTCACGCTCAACGGCGAGATGGCCGTCACGAGGGGTCAGCTTAAGAACGGAGGTCTGGGAGTAGTCTCGGATGCCATCTTCGACCTCGGCGTATCGCTGTCCTCCTTTAACTTAGATGACTCTGAGGTGGCTCTACTACAGGCTGTCATCCTGCTTTCATCTG ATCGTCCAGGCCTGAGTAGTGTGGAGCGAATCGAGCGCTGCCAAGAGGAGTTCCTTCTGGCCTTCGAACATTACATCAACTACCGCAAACACAAAGTGGCGCATTTCTGGCCCAAGCTGCTAATGAAGGTGACGGACCTGCGGATGATCGGCGCCTGCCACGCCAGCCGATTCCTCCACATGAAAGTGGAGTGTCCCACCGAGCTattccctcctctcttcctggAGGTCTTCGAGGACTGA
- the thrb gene encoding thyroid hormone receptor beta isoform X1 codes for MMNYCIPDMYDMPYAGVGGYSAQGGGDNCMYTGEGPVYGHCEPQPLHHPPCMEQAWTSSQHYSCSYSGDPSVFKNEFCPMEIPVSHFQHQPEYFPEVKVDFSHLQWMQEDHKRGYIPSYLDKDELCVVCGDKATGYHYRCITCEGCKGFFRRTIQKNLNPTYACKYEGKCVIDKVTRNQCQECRFKKCIAVGMATDLVLDDSKRLAKRKLIEENRERRRKEEMQKMVWDRLEPTQEEWDLIRMVTDAHMATNAQGNHWKQKRKFLVEEAMLLNEITCNLFYTSDQSSAGVKETKPEDIGQASMDNAAEGNKVDIEAFSQFTKIITPAITRVVDFAKKLPMFCELPCEDQIILLKGCCMEIMSLRAAVRYDPESETLTLNGEMAVTRGQLKNGGLGVVSDAIFDLGVSLSSFNLDDSEVALLQAVILLSSDRPGLSSVERIERCQEEFLLAFEHYINYRKHKVAHFWPKLLMKVTDLRMIGACHASRFLHMKVECPTELFPPLFLEVFED; via the exons atgatGAACTACTGCATCCCGGACATGTACGACATGCCCTACGCTGGGGTTGGAGGTTACTCAGCGCAGGGCGGAGGGGATAATTGCATGTACACCGGCGAGGGGCCCGTGTACGGACACTGCGAACCCCAGCCGCTGCACCATCCGCCATGCATGGAGCAGGCCTGGACCTCCAGCCAGCACTACTCCTGCTCGTACTCAGGCGACCCTTCTGTTTTTAAGAATGAGTTTTGCCCCATGGAAATCCCTGTTAGTCATTTTCAGCACCAGCCTGAGTACTTCCCTGAGGTCAAAGTTGACTTTTCACACCTGCAGTGGATGCAGGAGGATCATAAGAGAG GGTACATACCGAGTTACCTGGACAAGGATGAGCTATGTGTAGTGTGCGGGGACAAAGCCACAGGCTATCACTATCGCTGCATTACCTGTGAAGGTTGCAAG GGATTCTTCAGGCGGACAATTCAGAAGAATCTCAACCCAACCTACGCCTGCAAGTACGAGGGGAAATGTGTCATCGACAAAGTGACCAGGAACCAGTGTCAGGAATGTCGCTTCAAGAAGTGCATTGCGGTGGGAATGGCAACTGACT TGGTGCTGGACGACAGCAAGAGGCTGGCCAAGCGGAAGCTAATTGAAGAGAACCGGGAGCGCCGCCGGAAAGAGGAGATGCAGAAGATGGTGTGGGACCGACTGGAGCCCACTCAGGAGGAGTGGGACCTCATCCGTATGGTGACCGACGCCCATATGGCCACCAACGCCCAGGGCAACCACTGGAAGCAGAAGCGGAAATTCCTG GTCGAGGAAGCAATGCTTCTAAATGAAATAACATGTAATTTATTCTATACTTCTGACCAGAGTTCAGCAGGGGTGAAGGAAACTAAG CCTGAGGATATTGGTCAAGCTTCCATGGACAACGCAGCTGAAGGAAACAAGGTGGACATAGAAGCCTTCAGTCAGTTTACAAAAATTATCACCCCTGCCATAACCCGAGTGGTGGACTTTGCCAAAAAACTGCCTATGTTTTGTGAG CTGCCTTGTGAAGACCAGATCATCCTCTTGAAAGGCTGCTGCATGGAGATCATGTCGCTGCGAGCTGCTGTCCGCTACGATCCGGAGAGTGAGACCCTCACGCTCAACGGCGAGATGGCCGTCACGAGGGGTCAGCTTAAGAACGGAGGTCTGGGAGTAGTCTCGGATGCCATCTTCGACCTCGGCGTATCGCTGTCCTCCTTTAACTTAGATGACTCTGAGGTGGCTCTACTACAGGCTGTCATCCTGCTTTCATCTG ATCGTCCAGGCCTGAGTAGTGTGGAGCGAATCGAGCGCTGCCAAGAGGAGTTCCTTCTGGCCTTCGAACATTACATCAACTACCGCAAACACAAAGTGGCGCATTTCTGGCCCAAGCTGCTAATGAAGGTGACGGACCTGCGGATGATCGGCGCCTGCCACGCCAGCCGATTCCTCCACATGAAAGTGGAGTGTCCCACCGAGCTattccctcctctcttcctggAGGTCTTCGAGGACTGA
- the thrb gene encoding thyroid hormone receptor beta isoform X2, with translation MMNYCIPDMYDMPYAGVGGYSAQGGGDNCMYTGEGPVYGHCEPQPLHHPPCMEQAWTSSQHYSCSYSGDPSVFKNEFCPMEIPVSHFQHQPEYFPEVKVDFSHLQWMQEDHKRGYIPSYLDKDELCVVCGDKATGYHYRCITCEGCKGFFRRTIQKNLNPTYACKYEGKCVIDKVTRNQCQECRFKKCIAVGMATDLVLDDSKRLAKRKLIEENRERRRKEEMQKMVWDRLEPTQEEWDLIRMVTDAHMATNAQGNHWKQKRKFLSSAGVKETKPEDIGQASMDNAAEGNKVDIEAFSQFTKIITPAITRVVDFAKKLPMFCELPCEDQIILLKGCCMEIMSLRAAVRYDPESETLTLNGEMAVTRGQLKNGGLGVVSDAIFDLGVSLSSFNLDDSEVALLQAVILLSSDRPGLSSVERIERCQEEFLLAFEHYINYRKHKVAHFWPKLLMKVTDLRMIGACHASRFLHMKVECPTELFPPLFLEVFED, from the exons atgatGAACTACTGCATCCCGGACATGTACGACATGCCCTACGCTGGGGTTGGAGGTTACTCAGCGCAGGGCGGAGGGGATAATTGCATGTACACCGGCGAGGGGCCCGTGTACGGACACTGCGAACCCCAGCCGCTGCACCATCCGCCATGCATGGAGCAGGCCTGGACCTCCAGCCAGCACTACTCCTGCTCGTACTCAGGCGACCCTTCTGTTTTTAAGAATGAGTTTTGCCCCATGGAAATCCCTGTTAGTCATTTTCAGCACCAGCCTGAGTACTTCCCTGAGGTCAAAGTTGACTTTTCACACCTGCAGTGGATGCAGGAGGATCATAAGAGAG GGTACATACCGAGTTACCTGGACAAGGATGAGCTATGTGTAGTGTGCGGGGACAAAGCCACAGGCTATCACTATCGCTGCATTACCTGTGAAGGTTGCAAG GGATTCTTCAGGCGGACAATTCAGAAGAATCTCAACCCAACCTACGCCTGCAAGTACGAGGGGAAATGTGTCATCGACAAAGTGACCAGGAACCAGTGTCAGGAATGTCGCTTCAAGAAGTGCATTGCGGTGGGAATGGCAACTGACT TGGTGCTGGACGACAGCAAGAGGCTGGCCAAGCGGAAGCTAATTGAAGAGAACCGGGAGCGCCGCCGGAAAGAGGAGATGCAGAAGATGGTGTGGGACCGACTGGAGCCCACTCAGGAGGAGTGGGACCTCATCCGTATGGTGACCGACGCCCATATGGCCACCAACGCCCAGGGCAACCACTGGAAGCAGAAGCGGAAATTCCTG AGTTCAGCAGGGGTGAAGGAAACTAAG CCTGAGGATATTGGTCAAGCTTCCATGGACAACGCAGCTGAAGGAAACAAGGTGGACATAGAAGCCTTCAGTCAGTTTACAAAAATTATCACCCCTGCCATAACCCGAGTGGTGGACTTTGCCAAAAAACTGCCTATGTTTTGTGAG CTGCCTTGTGAAGACCAGATCATCCTCTTGAAAGGCTGCTGCATGGAGATCATGTCGCTGCGAGCTGCTGTCCGCTACGATCCGGAGAGTGAGACCCTCACGCTCAACGGCGAGATGGCCGTCACGAGGGGTCAGCTTAAGAACGGAGGTCTGGGAGTAGTCTCGGATGCCATCTTCGACCTCGGCGTATCGCTGTCCTCCTTTAACTTAGATGACTCTGAGGTGGCTCTACTACAGGCTGTCATCCTGCTTTCATCTG ATCGTCCAGGCCTGAGTAGTGTGGAGCGAATCGAGCGCTGCCAAGAGGAGTTCCTTCTGGCCTTCGAACATTACATCAACTACCGCAAACACAAAGTGGCGCATTTCTGGCCCAAGCTGCTAATGAAGGTGACGGACCTGCGGATGATCGGCGCCTGCCACGCCAGCCGATTCCTCCACATGAAAGTGGAGTGTCCCACCGAGCTattccctcctctcttcctggAGGTCTTCGAGGACTGA
- the thrb gene encoding thyroid hormone receptor beta isoform X4 produces the protein MSEPSEKCSPRWKDEAIQNGYIPSYLDKDELCVVCGDKATGYHYRCITCEGCKGFFRRTIQKNLNPTYACKYEGKCVIDKVTRNQCQECRFKKCIAVGMATDLVLDDSKRLAKRKLIEENRERRRKEEMQKMVWDRLEPTQEEWDLIRMVTDAHMATNAQGNHWKQKRKFLSSAGVKETKPEDIGQASMDNAAEGNKVDIEAFSQFTKIITPAITRVVDFAKKLPMFCELPCEDQIILLKGCCMEIMSLRAAVRYDPESETLTLNGEMAVTRGQLKNGGLGVVSDAIFDLGVSLSSFNLDDSEVALLQAVILLSSDRPGLSSVERIERCQEEFLLAFEHYINYRKHKVAHFWPKLLMKVTDLRMIGACHASRFLHMKVECPTELFPPLFLEVFED, from the exons GGTACATACCGAGTTACCTGGACAAGGATGAGCTATGTGTAGTGTGCGGGGACAAAGCCACAGGCTATCACTATCGCTGCATTACCTGTGAAGGTTGCAAG GGATTCTTCAGGCGGACAATTCAGAAGAATCTCAACCCAACCTACGCCTGCAAGTACGAGGGGAAATGTGTCATCGACAAAGTGACCAGGAACCAGTGTCAGGAATGTCGCTTCAAGAAGTGCATTGCGGTGGGAATGGCAACTGACT TGGTGCTGGACGACAGCAAGAGGCTGGCCAAGCGGAAGCTAATTGAAGAGAACCGGGAGCGCCGCCGGAAAGAGGAGATGCAGAAGATGGTGTGGGACCGACTGGAGCCCACTCAGGAGGAGTGGGACCTCATCCGTATGGTGACCGACGCCCATATGGCCACCAACGCCCAGGGCAACCACTGGAAGCAGAAGCGGAAATTCCTG AGTTCAGCAGGGGTGAAGGAAACTAAG CCTGAGGATATTGGTCAAGCTTCCATGGACAACGCAGCTGAAGGAAACAAGGTGGACATAGAAGCCTTCAGTCAGTTTACAAAAATTATCACCCCTGCCATAACCCGAGTGGTGGACTTTGCCAAAAAACTGCCTATGTTTTGTGAG CTGCCTTGTGAAGACCAGATCATCCTCTTGAAAGGCTGCTGCATGGAGATCATGTCGCTGCGAGCTGCTGTCCGCTACGATCCGGAGAGTGAGACCCTCACGCTCAACGGCGAGATGGCCGTCACGAGGGGTCAGCTTAAGAACGGAGGTCTGGGAGTAGTCTCGGATGCCATCTTCGACCTCGGCGTATCGCTGTCCTCCTTTAACTTAGATGACTCTGAGGTGGCTCTACTACAGGCTGTCATCCTGCTTTCATCTG ATCGTCCAGGCCTGAGTAGTGTGGAGCGAATCGAGCGCTGCCAAGAGGAGTTCCTTCTGGCCTTCGAACATTACATCAACTACCGCAAACACAAAGTGGCGCATTTCTGGCCCAAGCTGCTAATGAAGGTGACGGACCTGCGGATGATCGGCGCCTGCCACGCCAGCCGATTCCTCCACATGAAAGTGGAGTGTCCCACCGAGCTattccctcctctcttcctggAGGTCTTCGAGGACTGA